A DNA window from Zingiber officinale cultivar Zhangliang chromosome 3A, Zo_v1.1, whole genome shotgun sequence contains the following coding sequences:
- the LOC122051940 gene encoding F-box/LRR-repeat protein 13-like — protein GTRRRNPGGRPNSLSALLHLPPSTAAAATAASSSSESDDGGDDLLTQLPDTIRLHILTLLPLKYAIRTGALSSRWRGLWRLRWPHPAALQFSPSSTALTDSAEQFVSSIDRCLSFRDRSLRIDSLSLALPPGRRYDADIKRWLEYASCCGVEDLHLAVSFPSAATTSARPARRAARRNDRAAVPTAFFFSICECSNLSRLTLCGLHLASPGANIKRLSSLEVLSLYATPVTDAALKRIIAACPRLRSLDLSFCRKLRRIAITATGSPLTSLTIIDCVRAVEVTVSAPGLRRFRFAGNYLTTYTFDNPSRLEDVHILAGIPVSSLPRSNWVKVLCGLFNLKVLTLCNLSLQYIVVEGAKLMGGLRSLRSLREIQLVMGMMTDENLMDIYGFFRLCECPRLEKLFIELPTNTRDPFVEKYLEISEEDPPEVEFEYLKMIKISNFKDHSNEMRLVRFLLEKASSLESFVVVAPKELVGDEYNKRDPNARSDFLQYLQLKLSSIQKVPLRRQIILSDHDDNKFRPTHWDVYSTV, from the exons ggcacaagaagaagaaatcccgGTGGGCGGCCGAACTCTCTCTCTGCCCTCCTCCACCTCCCTCCCTCCACCGCCGCCGCCGCTACCGCTGCCTCTTCCTCCTCCGAATCCGACGACGGAGGTGACGATCTCCTCACCCAACTCCCCGATACCATCCGTCTCCACATCCTCACCCTTCTCCCCCTCAAGTACGCCATCCGCACCGGCGCCCTATCCTCCCGCTGGCGCGGCCTCTGGCGCCTCCGCTGGCCCCACCCCGCTGCTCTCCAATTCTCCCCCTCCAGCACCGCGCTTACCGATTCCGCTGAACAATTCGTCTCCTCCATCGACCGATGCCTTTCCTTCCGCGACCGCTCCCTCCGGATCGACTCTCTCTCCCTCGCCCTCCCTCCCGGCCGCCGCTACGACGCCGACATCAAACGCTGGCTCGAGTACGCCTCCTGCTGCGGCGTCGAGGATCTCCACCTCGCGGTCTCCTTCCCTTCGGCTGCTACCACCTCCGCTCGCCCTGCCCGCCGTGCTGCCCGAAGGAACGATCGCGCCGCCGTGCCGACCgcctttttcttctccatctgcGAGTGCTCCAATCTGTCCCGCCTCACTCTCTGCGGCCTCCACCTTGCCAGTCCCGGCGCCAATATCAAGCGCCTATCCTCCCTCGAGGTTCTTAGCCTCTATGCTACACCCGTCACCGACGCTGCCTTGAAGAGGATTATTGCTGCATGCCCTCGCCTCCGCTCGCTTGATCTTTCTTTCTGTCGGAAGCTCCGGAGAATTGCCATCACCGCCACCGGCAGTCCCCTCACCAGCCTTACCATCATCGACTGTGTAAGAGCGGTGGAGGTCACGGTCTCAGCTCCAGGCCTTAGGCGTTTTAGATTCGCTGGAAATTACCTCACAACCTACACGTTTGATAACCCCAGCAGGCTTGAGGATGTGCACATACTCGCAGGGATTCCCGTATCAAGCCTTCCTCGGAGTAATTGGGTGAAAGTGCTCTGCGGGCTCTTTAATCTTAAGGTCTTGACCCTCTGCAATCTCTCACTTCAG TACATTGTTGTTGAAGGTGCAAAACTGATGGGGGGTTTAAGGAGTTTGAGAAGCTTGAGAGAAATTCAACTAGTGATGGGCATGATGACTGATGAAAATCTAATGGATATCTATGGATTCTTTAGGCTATGTGAATGCCCAAGGTTGGAGAAATTGTTTATAGAG CTTCCTACCAATACTCGTGATCCTTTTGTTGAGAAGTATTTGGAGATTTCAGAGGAGGATCCTCCAGAGGTTGAATTTGAGTACCTTAAGATGATAAAGATCAGTAACTTCAAAGATCACAGCAATGAGATGCGGTTGGTAAGATTTTTATTGGAGAAGGCTAGTTCTCTCGAGTCTtttgtggtggttgctcccaagGAACTTGTGGGCGATGAATACAACAAAAGGGATCCGAATGCTCGTTCTGATTTCCTGCAATATCTCCAGTTAAAGCTATCAAGCATTCAGAAGGTTCCATTAAGAAGGCAGATAATATTGAGTGATCATGACGATAACAAGTTCAGGCCTACACATTGGGATGTCTACTCAACAGTCTAA